The Thiorhodovibrio frisius genome segment AAGGTGACCTTGAAATCGATGGCCATGACATATTGGTTGTAGAGAATGGTCAACCAACCCGGCTCTGACTCGCGCGGCGGTTGCTTGCCTTTTGGCCGTGGCGCAAAGCCATGAGCCTTGAGAATGCTGGCCACCGTCTTCTTGGCGATCCGCAGCTTCAGCTCGCCACCGGACAACATCCGCGCGATCCGACTGGCACTGTAATAGGGATGAGCGTTCTTGATGGCCAGGATGACATCAACAACGAACGGTGGCGTCTGTGGGCGACCACGACGCTTACCCTCGGCGCTCTTCAGCGCATGTCGCCGCCGTCCCCTGGCTTGCAGCCAGCGGATATCGGTCATGGGACCAAAGCGAAGAAAGCGCGTCAGCCAGGGCAACGGCCGACGCAGCCAAGCGATCAGCCATTTTTGCCAGACCTCGAGCCTGGGTAGTTTTCTCACCAGTCGTCGCTTGGCCGGAGGCGTCCCGCGCCCATCGGCCGAGACCACCTTCTGGCGCAGGCTTTTGAGCTCCAGCGACAGCACCTTCAACTGCAAGCGCCGCTTGGCCCAAGTGATGCGGTCGCGCCGGTAGCGCCGCACGCTCAGCAGGCCGACCACTAGCGCGATGGTAAATGTCAGCAGCGGTATCCACCAGGGAATCATTGCACCTCCGACGCGCAAAAAGCGGCGGAGGATACGCCAGGTAACTTGCTTGATTCAAGGAGAGTTGGCAGAATTTGCCATTAGTCTTACTTCAGGGAGCCATGCCATGCCCACGCGCAATGTTGTGCTGACGGATGTGCAAGCAAAGTTTGTCGAACAGATGGTCGCCAGCGGCCAGTATCAAAACGCCAGCGAAGTGCTGCGCGAGGGGCTGCGTCTGGTGCAAACGCGAGAGGCGGAGCAAGCGGCGAAGCTCGCCGCCTTGCGCGAGGCCGTGGCGGTCGGCATTGCCGACATCGAGGCGGGGCGTTATACCGACTTTCATGATGCCATCTCGCTGCGCTCGCACATCAATGCCATCAGCAAGCGCGTACTGGCGAAACACGGATGACCGACTGGACGGTTCGCCTGGCCGATCAGGCCGCTCAAGATGTCGAGGAGATCCTCGATTGGACGCTTGGGCACTTTGGGCCGCTGCAGCTTGAGGTTTATACCGAGACCATCAACGACGCGCTTGAGGCATTGACCGAGGGTTTTGCGAATCTTGGTGTACGCGAGCGTCCTGAGCTTGGAGAAGATTTGGCGACGTTACATGTCGCACACAAAGGGCGCAATGGACGCCATCAACTCATTGTTCGTTTTGACGAAGCCGAGCGTACCATTGAAGTTCTGCGCATCCTGCACGACAGCATGGATATAGCGCGGCATATCCCATCGGCTGCTACTGAATATGGGGGTTCTGGCAGGGGGGCGACGCCAACAAAGTCCAACCAGGCGATGCGCACCCATGTAATAGCTGCCTGACAGCGCAACATCACCCCGCTCCCCTCAACCCCGCCGTATCCAACACCACATCCGCCAGCGCCCAAGCCTCCGGGTTGTGGCTGATGAAGAACTTGCGCTGGTAGCTGCCGAGAGCGAGCGCCGCGCAGGGCAACCCGCCGATCCACACCCGAGCCATTGACGCCTGGCGGCGGTATGAGGGGCAGCTGCAGCCGTTGGTGGGGGTGTTGGGACAGAACCCGGCCACGCCAGCCGGTGAATCGGCTACACTCTCGCTTTAGAGCTGCGCCAAGCCAATATCCAAGAGCCGCGATGAATGCCTACAAGACCTACGTCCGCATGGATGCTTCAAGTCGTGTTGTGCTGGAAGGAATGCCGTTCCCCGAAGGCGCCTTGCTCGAAGTGCTGGTGGTCGATCAAACGCGCCAGCCTGAAGAGCGCACCGAAAGCTGGCGCGCGTTGATGCGCCATGTGCAGCGTCTGCCCCAGTCGGCAGTGCTCACCGATGCGGACATTGCAGCGGAAATCGATGCACAGCGCGGCGAATGCTAATGCGGGTGGTGATCGACACCAATCTCTTGGTATCGGCAGTGATTCGAGATCGTCTGCCGGAACGGGTGCTGCTGTGGTGCTTGAGCCGCTCAGATACCGAGTGGTTGGTGACACCCGAGATCATGGCCGAATACAGCGCCGTCATCCAGCGTCCGAAATTCGCCTTACCTCGTGCAACCATCAACTGGTGGTTGGAACTGCTCGCGGCCTCTGGCGAAGCAGATTATTTGATCACCGGGGACGGTGATTTTAGCGAGGCGAAGGCGCTGATCGCGACACCCATTCTGAGCGTCCGCGCTTTCGCGCAGGCGGTTGCTCCGCAAACATTGGTCGCGACAGAAGGCTAGCTGGGGCGCTGCGCGTGTCGTGAACACGAGCACGAACCACGATGAAGGACCCGCGTGAAACAACACCCAGTTCCAATCAGCAGATCCCGATCCCGGAGGCGCTAAACCAGGCGGTAGCGCATCATCGCGCCGGCCAGCTCCAGGATGCCGAGCGATTGTATCGGGCCATTTTGCAGGCACAGCCCAAGCATCCCGACGCGAACCACAACCTTGGGGTGCTGGCCGTTTCCGTGAATCAGATCGCCGCTGCGCTTCCGCTGTTTGAGACGGCACGCGCGGACAATCCCGCGGTCACCCAATACTGGCTCAGCATTGCTGACGCCTTGGCGCGCTGCGGACGCCCCGACGAGGCGCAATCCCTGGTCGCCCAAGCGCAGAGCAGCGCTCTGGATGAAGGCGGTGTCCAAAGGCTGCGAGAATACCTCGCGGTGCACCAGCGAGCTGACAGCTCCATAAACGCGCCAGGCGAGCGCTATCAGCAGGCTCTGCAAGCGCATCAAAGTGGTGATCTGCAGACAGCCGAAGCAGGCTACCGGCAACTCATCGCCCAGAACTCCGCACACGCCGAGGCCCTGCATCGTCTGGGGTTGGTTCTGTACCAGCGCGGCGACCCCGCAGGCGCCGAGGCACTCATTCGCCGCGCGATTGGCAACAACGACCAAGTCCCGGCCTATCACTGCCATCACGGTGTCATGTTGAAAGCCCTCTTGCGCTTGGAGGAGGCCCTACAGGCTTATGACCAAGCCTTGGCACTTAAGCCCGATTATGCCGAGGCGCACTCCAACCGGGGCAATGCTCTTAAGGACCTTGGGCGTTTGGAGGACGCCCTGCAGGCCTATGAGCAGGCCTTGCGTATCGCCCCGCAGCATCCGGGAACCCATAATAACCGACTGCTGACGTTGCATTACCGTGAAGAGCGTGCCGATGGTGCGATCCTCTCGGCGGCGCGCGCGCCCCCCCGAGCCGGACGCCATCGTCTTTGCCAGCTTCAGCAACCCGACCAAGCTCTCGCCGCGCACCATCGCGCTCTGGTCAAGAGTGTTGTCCGCCAACCCCAAGGCCCGCCTGCGGCTCAAGTACGGCTGCCTGGATGATCCCCTGCAACAGCGCAACCTGCGCGCGCGCTTCGCCGCTTCCGGCTTTACCCGCGACCTGGAGGCGGCTTATCGGCAGATGTGGCGGCGTTGGTGTGATCAGCAATCCGATCCCGCCACCCCCCCCGGTGTCAGGATAGATGCCGTGACCACGGCGACAGAGTCCAACCGCCAACGCCCAAGTCAAAGGGACTGCACGACCCTTGTCGTGCTGGGCGCCTTCTCCAGTGGCACCACCGCGTTAACCGGCTATCTTGAGCGCCTGGGTGCCTACAGCTGCCCACCGCATCTGCAACTCAATGACCCCATGACGCCGAGCAGCTACGAGCCCACCGCCTTGCGCGCGGCTTTGCTTGAGGCGGTGGATGAGCAGCAGTTGTGCCGCCGTGCGCAGCGGGGCGAGGGGTTTGCCGACTGGTTTCAGTCATGGTGGCAGGACCAATGCGCGCAAGCCAGATCCAACGCCAGCACACAGCTGGTTCTGAAGCATCCCCTGCTGGCCTTCGTGATTAATTCCGGGGACAGTGCGGCCTGGCAAGGCCGCGTGCTCTAGCGGGTTAGAGTCCCGCCCGGGTAATCGTGAGCCGCGAGCCCGGTATCAAGCCTTACGGCGCGAAGGGTAACTGACGCGTCGGTGCGTAGGCATGAAAACAGGCGAGGTGCAAAGGTAGCGGGTGAAGCCGCCCCTGAAGGTGTAGAGCCCCGAAAAGAATTTGTCGGAGAGTGCCGACGGGTTTGTCCCCCCGGCAGGCAACACTCCATGTCGCGTCAAGGTCAGTGGCATGGAGTGTAGTTTCTCTCCTCTATCCACGAACCACCGCCGGAAATTCCCCCCACTGCACCACCGGTGAAACGGCGAACCGGTGGAGCAAAGCGGCGCGCCTGGGCCACGCGCTTTCTCACAGCCTTCCCCGCCCGGGCAAGTGCGCGCGGATGCGCCACACTGAGCAGAGGGATCACTGCAACAGAAGTGGCCCGTCCAGTTCACCGCTGGACGGGCCGGAGGCCGGTGCAACTGCGCTTTGCATACCGAGGCACCGGCGAGGAGTACGTTAGCGCCAAAGGCTGGGAGCAGACAACGCTCAAGCGCTGTCCCTTGCATCCCCAGGGTGGCTGCCACTTCGCCCGTCATGGCACCTACGCACGTATCTCCCCGCCGGGAACGCTGATTTGCCGCTACTACTGCCCGGAGGGCCATCGCACCTTCAGCCTGCTGCCGGACTGCTATGCCGCGCAGCTCACCGGTCAGCTCAGCGAGGTCGAGGACGTGGTCAAGGCGGTGGAGAACGCCCCCAGCCAAGCCGTCGCCTGCGAACAGTTGCGCCCGGACATTGAGCTCCCGGGCGTGCAGCGCTGGGTGGGACGCCGAGTCGGTGCCGTGCGCCTGGCCCTGCATCTGCTCAAAGGTCTGCTCCCGGAGCGTTTCGCTGACTGTGCCGCCACCCTGAGCGCCTTTGCCCTCACGCTCGGGCTCCTTGACGGCTGTGGTGTGCTGGTGGTGCTGCGCGGGATCGCCGAGCCTTGGTTGCAACAACTTCCCGCCCCGCTCGGATTCCGTCCCCGGCATCGGGTGGTTGGCGGGCGGCGCGCCGCCCGCCAACACCCGACGGGGGCGGACCCCCCGGGGAAGAATCGTTAGGGTCGCAAGGGCAGGCACTGGGCCTGCGCTGTGAGGAACCGACCCATGACTGATTGTGATTCCGACGCCGAACGGCGCCAGCAGATCGCCTTGTTTCGCCACCAGGTGATTGGCGAGCTCGTGCATTTTCCCGAGGGCCACAAGGGGCTGTATGCGCTGATTGAGCAGAAAGCCGCGCGTGACTATGTCATCCCCGGCAGCCAACGCACCCGGGTGGCGGCCGAGACCATCCGTGATTGGCTCAAGGCCTATCGCCGCGGTGGCTTTGATGCCCTGTTACCCAAGCCACGCGCTGATCGCGGCCAATCCCGGCGCTTGCCAGCCGAGGTGGTGGAGACGCTGCTGGCGATCAAGGAGGCCAACCCGAAACTCTCCGTCCAGCTGGTCATCCGCGCAGCCCGTGAGCGCCCCGAGGTGCCCGAGGCACTGCCCCTGCCGCCCTCGACCGTGCATCGGCTGCTCGCCCGCCATGGGTTGATGGAGCCACCCAAGGAGACGCCGGTCGATCAGGACCGGCGCCGTTTCGCCTTTGCCCAGGCCGGGGAGCTGTGGATGAGCGATGTGATGCACGGCCCCAGCGTGGTGGTGGGCGGGCGAGTGAAGCGCAAGACCTATTTGATCGCCTTCATCGATGACGCCACCCGGGTGATCCCGCATGCGGCCTTCGCGCTTTCGGAGAATACGCGGGCGTTCTTGCCGGTGCTGAAAACGGCGGTGGCCAAGCGCGGGCTGCCGGCTCGGCTGTATGTCGACAATGGCGCCAATTACCGCTCCCAGCAGTTGGCGCTGGTGTGCGCCAAGCTGGGGATCGCCTTGATTCACGCCCGTCCCTATCGCCCTCAGGGCAAGGGCAAGATCGAGCGTTGGTTCAAGACGGTACGGGCGCAGTTGCTCACCCGGCTGACCTCGGAGGATACCGCCAGCCTGGAGGCGCTCAATCGCCGGCTGGCGACCTGGGTCGAGGGGGAGTATCACCTCAGTCCCCATCGCGCCCTGGAGGGGCTCACACCGCTGGAGCGGTGGGCGCAAAGCGCCGAGGCGCTGCGTTATCCCGAGCCGTCCTTGGATCTGGCCGATGTGTTTTTGTTCGAGGCCCAGCGCAAGGTGCAGAAGGATCGTACCGTGAGTCTCAACGGGGTGGTCTATGAGGTCGATGCGCTCTTGGTGGGAGAGACGGTGACCTTGCGCTTCGATCCCGAGGCGCCGCCGGAGCGTGGGGTGCAGGTGTGCCATCACGGCAAACGCATCGAAGTGGCGCGTCCGGTGCAGACCTATGCCAATTGTTTTGTCCGTCGTGAGCGTCCGTCCTCGACCCTGCACAGCGACACCCCGGCGGCGGAGCCAGCGCCCTCGGCGCTGCGCCTGCGTGAGCTACCCGATGACGGGGAGGTGCGCTGATGTATCAGAAGCATTTCGCACTCACGGCTTTTCCCTTTGATGTCACGCCGGAGCCGGATGCGCTCTTTGCCTCCAGTTCCCTGGCCGAGGCCGAGGCGCGGTTGAAGCACTTGCTCGAGTTGCGCGGCATTGGCCTGGTCACCGGCGAGGCGGGATCGGGGAAAACCACGGTGTGCCGCAAGGTGGCGGCGGAGCTGCATCCGGGCTTGTATCGGGTGTTCTATGTGCCGCTCTCGACGGGTAATGTGATGGATATGTACAAGTCGGTGGCCTGGGAGTTGGGACTGCCGACGGAGCGCAATCGCGCGGCGGCCTTTCGGGTGATTCGCACGGAGATTTCGCGTTTGACCCTGGAGGCGAGGCAGTGCCCGGTGCTGATCGTCGATGAGGCGCATCACTTGCGCAATGATGTCTTGGAGGATTTGCGCTTGCTGACCAATTACCGCATGGATGCGGAGAATCGCTTGTGTCTACTGCTGGTGGGACTGACGGAGTTGCGCCGGCGCTTGGCGATGGCGGTGCATGAGTCGTTGGCGCAGCGCGTTGTGGTGCGTCATCACTTGAGCGGCCTGACGCGCGAGGAGGTGCCTGGGTATTTGACCCATCGCCTGCGCTTGGCGGGATGTGAGCTTGAGGTGTTCGAGCCGGCGGCGGTGGAGGCTTTGTTTCAGGCGACTCAGGGGATGCCACGCAAGCTCAATCGGCTGGCGCATTATGCGTTGATCAGCGCGGCGAGCGAGAAGGCGCGCACGGTGAGCATTGATCACGTGCAGCTGGCACGTGAGGAGGTGGGGCCATGAGTGCGCGGCACGAATCGGAATCCTTGTCCGTGACCTTGCCAAGCCATTGGACTGGGGAGCAGGCGGCAGCGGTCTATACCTTGCTGTGCGAGCTGACCCACCTCGTCGAGGCGCGTTACCACCATCAGTTACAGACGTGGTTTGTTGGGGAGGAACCGGGCGAGCAGTTGGATCTGTTCGGCTTTGATGATCCGATGCCGTTCTGAACCCTCAACCGGCGGCGGGTGATACGGCCCACCGCTCCATCAACCCGGGCCGGGCGTGCGTCGCACCCCGGCCTTTTTTGTTGTCCGCTCTTCGTCGATCAGGGTCCGTCCGTGCCCTGGTGAGCGTCTCGGGCTCTTCCATCTGCTCCCTTTTTTTCACCGGGTGGATCAAAGCGGCAAATGTCTGTCTTTTCGTCTCGATACAGTTTGGAAAATTGCCGGTGGACTAAATTGAGAGCTAACACCAGGTTGACTCATCGACCCAGCCACCTTCCAGCTTGGTGCCAATCCAGCAGGCGCGGCGCTCTTCGAGGCGTTGCCATTCTAGCGGGCCGCCGAATGCGGATTCGATCGCGTTGCGGTGGCCATCATGGAGCGCGTCAAAGAGCGCCTTGTTTGCAGCGGCATCGGGGCCATCGATGTAAATGGTCACGCGGGTCTCCGCCATCGTGACCCAATAGTTCCACCAGACACCGTGGCGACGGGCACCGGCCCAATGGTATTTCCCTGGGGAGATTCTGGCGTGCAAATCAGACTGAGTCTTGGCGTGGTCGAGCAGCTTGGTCCAGAAAGCGAGTCTCGCTTCGTAGCGATCAGGACGGTTGGCCGCCTCTGCTTCCTCTTCGTCGATGGTGGCAATGGGCTCATAGACGGGCGGTTTTTCGCCATCCAGGTCGAGTCGGGAAGGATTCCAGACCCATTCGGCAATGCGGATATAGAGTTCCTGGCGTTGCTTCTGCTCCTCCGGACCAAAGGTGTCGTAGGGGCGGAACGGCAGACCGGTGCGGTCAATCAGGCTCAGAAAAGCCGGGTGGTTCTGGTAGGCCAGCGGGTGCAGGCTGCGAGCAAGCAGGTTGGCGCTGTGCGCCATGTAGGCGTCGCGTTTTTGCTCATAGGTCCCATCCCCGAGGCTTTGATTGATGCCGCGCTGCAGGAGCAGCAGACCACCGATCCGGTTGCGTTCGGTGTCGAAATCGCTTTGGTGATTGAACCACTCGGTAAAGCGTTCATAACGATCCGCCCAAACGTGCTCAATCTCGAACGGCTTTGCCTTGCCCTGTGAGATCAGATCCTCGAAGTGCGCTGGCTGGCCACATTGGGCTTCAAGCCATAAGGTTAGGCGCGCGAGGATGTGCCGAACCTGGCGATAATTTTGCGCATGCAGCCTAAACTGAGGGGCGCTCGCGAAGCTCTCTTTCTGCGCATTCAGTTCCGCGCGCAGGAAGGTCGCAAGGTCAGCGATATCGCGACCGCGCAACTCCTTGGTGAGCTGAAAGATTGTGTACTTGACCGATGAGTAACTGATGGTGCGGAAGCACCAAATGCGTCGCGCCAGCCAAATATCGATGAAGTCCGCCACCAGCGCGATCTTGCGGCGTGCCGTGTCCTTGGAATCCTCGGGGGAGAGCGGCGCCAACATCAGCTGGGTTTGCAGCGTAAAACCCCGGTCGGCATTGAAACGAATGGATTCGAGCTCCGGTTCCAAGTTGACCATCGCGTTGCGGATCGTGAGCACCTGACGGGCAAAAAAGTCGAGATCGCGGCGCACAAAGCGCAGGAAGCCATCGGGGTCCGCCAATCCCAATAGATCACGCTGATCTCGAACCCAGCGGTGGAACTCCGTGCCAATGCGTTCGTAGTCTTTGTTCTCAGCGCCAGCGGAGCCAGGCCGGATCGTTAGCGCGTGACGGGCCCGCAGCCAATCCTTGAAGAAGTCGGCGTCACCCTCTTTCTCCGTCGCCCGCAGCGCTTGCATCCGCGCCTTCCAAAGGTCGTTGATATCCCGCTGGTCGTTTTCCCGATACACATTGGCCAGCACATAGCCCTTGAGCATCTCCGGCAGGCTCAAGGACAGGCCGCGGTCGTTCATGGTCTCGAAGATGGTGTAGGCATCCTCGTCGGAATAGGCCTCGATCACAACCAGATGCACGTTCTCTAGCAGCCAATCGACGAAAAACGGCAGCGCGTCAGCGTTGATTTCTTCGGGCAAGTGCTCGCCGACATTGGCGGCCCGTGCCTGGATATTGACGACCGATGGCGTCGCATCGCTGACATCGAAGACTGCGCCCTGACCGTCCATTAAGGCACGCATGATCGGCTCGCGGTCCGGTACATCCAGGTTGAAGCTCTTGTGCCCGTATTTCTCGGAGAAGATCAGGTTGCGCACATCGACCCCATCGGGCCGCTCGCCTTGGCGATGGTAGAGCTCGATCAGCAGCAGCGTCAGCGTGGTGAGCCGTTGCTGGCCATCGACGATGAAGCGCTGACCGCGTTTGTGACTGAGAACCACCGACCCGAGGAAATAATGACCATAGTGCTCAACCTGGGGGCGCGAATGACCGGGGTCGTAGTGGTCAAGAAACTTGCCGGTGAGATCGTCGACCAATTCCCGGACTTGGCGCTCCTCCCAGGCATACTCGCGCTGGTAAAAGTCGATGGTGTACTTGGCCTTGTCGAGCAGTTCACGCACGCTTCGGGCACGGGCTTCGATGGATTTTGGCTGATCCTGATCAGTCATGGTCAATGTGGCAGCTTGAATTTATGAATTTCTGGTGAGGTCAGGGATGGCTTTTTTGTGATGGCCCGGCAGGAGACGTCAAGCGGCTTGACTTGCCGTTTCGGTTGCGTCTTTTCGTAACGCGTTGCACATTCAGCATGTTCGATAGGGAGAAGGTAGCGCCCTTCTGATTCGGTGAGGGTGTCGAAGCCGTAGCCGTGCTCGGCTCGCCACCAGGGTTCGATTTGTCCATGCTTGTCTCTAAGTGCCTGGAGAGTTTCCTGTAGCAATCCAAGTTCCTAGGAGTCTGTCGGACTTGCTAGAGTAACCGTTTAAAATGGTTGATATTTGTGTTTTTGCACTCAAAAAAAGTAACCTCGTGCAATCCATCGGTTGCAGTTAAGTCCGACAGACTCCTAGGCTTCTGGCTGCTCAAGCGGTTGCGGGTTCGACCAGTCGTCGATCAGTAGCCCGTCGATGCGGTCGAAGTGATTGCGATTGCGGGTCACCAGAACGAGACCATGCTCCAGCGCAATCCCAGCAATGAGAAGGTCGATGTCGTCGAGAGGCGTGCCCAGCAGTCTGAGTCGTGCATAGTGCTCGGCGGCGAGATCGGCGGAACGGCGTGTCATGGGGAGCAGGCGATTGCGCGCCACGAACGCGAAAAAACTTTGAAGTTGCTTGCGGGCATCACGATGACGCAGTCCACTGACGATCTCGTAGTAGGTGATGATGCTGAAATTCAGTGAACCGTGGTCGCTGATATATTGCCGGCCATGTTGAACGACCGCTTTGTCGCCAGCCTTTAGATAGAGTGACAGGACGTCGGTATCCAAGAGTGCTGGTTTCATCAATGGCGTCGCCCCGCGAAAGCCTCACGACGCCGGTCGCCGAGGTCATCCAGAAAGTCTTGGAAATCTTGATCCGCGAAATCTGACCAGATGCCGGCAAAATCCTCTGGCCCTGGTTTTTCGGAAAACGACACTGGCTCGTGATCATCGGCTTCCAAGAAAACGACGAGATGCACCGGCCCGGGGCGATAAGACCCTGAGAGTTTGGCGTGTATCTCGCCGCAGGTATTGATCTCGGCGTCGATTTCAATAATTTGTTGCATGACGATTCTCCAGGCGCGGGAGACACCCTACCCGGCTTTGTGCGCTTGCGCGCCATTAAAGTTATAGGTGTCCGGCAGCAGCTTCATGCGTTGGCATGGACCATCAGGGGTTCAACCCGCTCATGTTCCACGACCCGATGGGCATAGGCCAGGCAAGCCAAGACGTCTTCGCGCTCCAACCAGGGATAGCCTTCCAGTAGGGTGTCGGTGTCATCGCCCGCGGCGAGCATGCCAAGAACATGCTCCACGGCAAGGCGTCGCCCACGAATGATGGGTTTGCCGCCGAAGATGCGTGAATCAATTGTGATTCGTTGTAGTAAGTCATTGTTCATCGGTCTGATCTACTTTGTTGTTGCGCCAGATTGCGAGTTAGCGCGTGAGCCGGTAGCGCTCGCCCTCGCGTTGGAGTAGGCCGAGGGATTCGAGGGTGGCGAGGATTTCGGCGATTTTGGGAGCGGTTCGTTTTGGGTCCGAGAAGTCATCCGTGAGTTCCTCCAGACTTCGGGCTTGTTTGCCGAGCGCGGACTTGACTGCGGCGACTTGTTCCGGGATGCCGGCGCGCGCGGTCGGGAATTTGATTTTCCCCTTTTTCGGCTTGGCGGTGGTGGTCGCGGTGGCGGGCGTGTCGAGGTCGGCGGTTTGTTGCTCGCCGGTGGTGGTGGCGGGCGCTTGCGGGTTTTGGTAGTCGGGGCGCAGCCAGCGGATGGTTCCTTGGGCTTCCTCGGCGGCGCGCTCGGCGTTCAGGGCGACCAGGCGGGTGAGCAGTTCTTCCTCGGCTTGGAGCTGGTCGGCGGGCTTGTCCGGCCAGGGGCAGGTGGCGCCGGGGCGGCCGATCAGTTGCTTGGCCAGATCCTGCCAGCCGTAGGCTTCGAAGACGGCGGTGTCGAGCTGGTCGTGGAGTTCGCGTAGCAGGGTGACCAGGCCCTGTTCGTGAATGGTTTTTTCTCTGACCGAGAGCGGCGTTTCGCGGCGCAAGGCGTCGAGGACATTGTAGATGCCTGTCAGGGTCAGCTCTGGATGC includes the following:
- a CDS encoding integrase core domain-containing protein, which produces MIPWWIPLLTFTIALVVGLLSVRRYRRDRITWAKRRLQLKVLSLELKSLRQKVVSADGRGTPPAKRRLVRKLPRLEVWQKWLIAWLRRPLPWLTRFLRFGPMTDIRWLQARGRRRHALKSAEGKRRGRPQTPPFVVDVILAIKNAHPYYSASRIARMLSGGELKLRIAKKTVASILKAHGFAPRPKGKQPPRESEPGWLTILYNQYVMAIDFKVTLDLAGDTLYILNLIDHGRRVLHWSRATYHPTAAWVAQQLRNAFMDLDAMPEAIVLDRDSTFLPIIKQTLPAMGIKPIRIGYKCPWHNGVVERFHRTLDQDLLRYVQPLNDRHLNRLLVEFRAYYNTARPHMANGVEPPILPDLTGNLAANDPEFFKTPRKLVRKQWLGGLHSSYRWAA
- a CDS encoding type II toxin-antitoxin system ParD family antitoxin, which produces MPTRNVVLTDVQAKFVEQMVASGQYQNASEVLREGLRLVQTREAEQAAKLAALREAVAVGIADIEAGRYTDFHDAISLRSHINAISKRVLAKHG
- a CDS encoding type II toxin-antitoxin system RelE/ParE family toxin; protein product: MTDWTVRLADQAAQDVEEILDWTLGHFGPLQLEVYTETINDALEALTEGFANLGVRERPELGEDLATLHVAHKGRNGRHQLIVRFDEAERTIEVLRILHDSMDIARHIPSAATEYGGSGRGATPTKSNQAMRTHVIAA
- a CDS encoding PIN domain-containing protein — translated: MRVVIDTNLLVSAVIRDRLPERVLLWCLSRSDTEWLVTPEIMAEYSAVIQRPKFALPRATINWWLELLAASGEADYLITGDGDFSEAKALIATPILSVRAFAQAVAPQTLVATEG
- a CDS encoding tetratricopeptide repeat protein, whose product is MKDPRETTPSSNQQIPIPEALNQAVAHHRAGQLQDAERLYRAILQAQPKHPDANHNLGVLAVSVNQIAAALPLFETARADNPAVTQYWLSIADALARCGRPDEAQSLVAQAQSSALDEGGVQRLREYLAVHQRADSSINAPGERYQQALQAHQSGDLQTAEAGYRQLIAQNSAHAEALHRLGLVLYQRGDPAGAEALIRRAIGNNDQVPAYHCHHGVMLKALLRLEEALQAYDQALALKPDYAEAHSNRGNALKDLGRLEDALQAYEQALRIAPQHPGTHNNRLLTLHYREERADGAILSAARAPPRAGRHRLCQLQQPDQALAAHHRALVKSVVRQPQGPPAAQVRLPG
- a CDS encoding DDE-type integrase/transposase/recombinase, producing the protein MTDCDSDAERRQQIALFRHQVIGELVHFPEGHKGLYALIEQKAARDYVIPGSQRTRVAAETIRDWLKAYRRGGFDALLPKPRADRGQSRRLPAEVVETLLAIKEANPKLSVQLVIRAARERPEVPEALPLPPSTVHRLLARHGLMEPPKETPVDQDRRRFAFAQAGELWMSDVMHGPSVVVGGRVKRKTYLIAFIDDATRVIPHAAFALSENTRAFLPVLKTAVAKRGLPARLYVDNGANYRSQQLALVCAKLGIALIHARPYRPQGKGKIERWFKTVRAQLLTRLTSEDTASLEALNRRLATWVEGEYHLSPHRALEGLTPLERWAQSAEALRYPEPSLDLADVFLFEAQRKVQKDRTVSLNGVVYEVDALLVGETVTLRFDPEAPPERGVQVCHHGKRIEVARPVQTYANCFVRRERPSSTLHSDTPAAEPAPSALRLRELPDDGEVR
- a CDS encoding ExeA family protein; translated protein: MYQKHFALTAFPFDVTPEPDALFASSSLAEAEARLKHLLELRGIGLVTGEAGSGKTTVCRKVAAELHPGLYRVFYVPLSTGNVMDMYKSVAWELGLPTERNRAAAFRVIRTEISRLTLEARQCPVLIVDEAHHLRNDVLEDLRLLTNYRMDAENRLCLLLVGLTELRRRLAMAVHESLAQRVVVRHHLSGLTREEVPGYLTHRLRLAGCELEVFEPAAVEALFQATQGMPRKLNRLAHYALISAASEKARTVSIDHVQLAREEVGP
- a CDS encoding DUF4268 domain-containing protein; amino-acid sequence: MTDQDQPKSIEARARSVRELLDKAKYTIDFYQREYAWEERQVRELVDDLTGKFLDHYDPGHSRPQVEHYGHYFLGSVVLSHKRGQRFIVDGQQRLTTLTLLLIELYHRQGERPDGVDVRNLIFSEKYGHKSFNLDVPDREPIMRALMDGQGAVFDVSDATPSVVNIQARAANVGEHLPEEINADALPFFVDWLLENVHLVVIEAYSDEDAYTIFETMNDRGLSLSLPEMLKGYVLANVYRENDQRDINDLWKARMQALRATEKEGDADFFKDWLRARHALTIRPGSAGAENKDYERIGTEFHRWVRDQRDLLGLADPDGFLRFVRRDLDFFARQVLTIRNAMVNLEPELESIRFNADRGFTLQTQLMLAPLSPEDSKDTARRKIALVADFIDIWLARRIWCFRTISYSSVKYTIFQLTKELRGRDIADLATFLRAELNAQKESFASAPQFRLHAQNYRQVRHILARLTLWLEAQCGQPAHFEDLISQGKAKPFEIEHVWADRYERFTEWFNHQSDFDTERNRIGGLLLLQRGINQSLGDGTYEQKRDAYMAHSANLLARSLHPLAYQNHPAFLSLIDRTGLPFRPYDTFGPEEQKQRQELYIRIAEWVWNPSRLDLDGEKPPVYEPIATIDEEEAEAANRPDRYEARLAFWTKLLDHAKTQSDLHARISPGKYHWAGARRHGVWWNYWVTMAETRVTIYIDGPDAAANKALFDALHDGHRNAIESAFGGPLEWQRLEERRACWIGTKLEGGWVDESTWC
- a CDS encoding type II toxin-antitoxin system VapC family toxin; this encodes MKPALLDTDVLSLYLKAGDKAVVQHGRQYISDHGSLNFSIITYYEIVSGLRHRDARKQLQSFFAFVARNRLLPMTRRSADLAAEHYARLRLLGTPLDDIDLLIAGIALEHGLVLVTRNRNHFDRIDGLLIDDWSNPQPLEQPEA
- a CDS encoding DUF433 domain-containing protein — encoded protein: MNNDLLQRITIDSRIFGGKPIIRGRRLAVEHVLGMLAAGDDTDTLLEGYPWLEREDVLACLAYAHRVVEHERVEPLMVHANA